One stretch of bacterium HR11 DNA includes these proteins:
- a CDS encoding Alcohol dehydrogenase, with product MKAAVFYGPHQPLQVEDVPTPTPGPGEVLVRVAACGVCHTDLHYIDHGTPTFKKPPLILGHEVSGTVAQVGPDVETFRPGDRVLLPTVLPCRACRMCRMGRENICENMRMFGNHIDGGFAEYVVAPARDLFPLPESIPLEKGAIIADALTTPFHAVVYRGQVRPRDRVAVIGCGGIGLNAVQVAALQEAWVIAVDVVPEKLDLARRLGAQMTLNPREVDRADVHIRKVTDGGVDVAFECVGRSETQELAVACVRPGGRVVFVGYNPERVALNAARIMFRELEIVGSLGCRPVCYPRVIDLVARGHLRLQELVSHQFFLEEINQALDVLRRGEALRVIVRPGGPAVG from the coding sequence ATGAAGGCCGCCGTCTTCTATGGACCCCATCAGCCCCTTCAGGTCGAGGACGTCCCGACACCGACGCCGGGTCCCGGGGAGGTCCTCGTCCGGGTCGCCGCCTGCGGCGTCTGCCATACGGACCTGCACTACATCGACCACGGGACGCCGACCTTTAAGAAGCCGCCCCTCATTTTAGGTCACGAAGTCTCCGGGACCGTCGCCCAGGTCGGACCGGATGTTGAGACCTTCCGACCCGGGGACCGGGTCCTCCTGCCGACCGTCCTGCCCTGCCGGGCCTGCCGGATGTGCCGCATGGGTCGGGAAAACATCTGCGAGAACATGCGGATGTTTGGGAATCACATCGACGGGGGCTTTGCCGAATACGTCGTCGCCCCGGCCCGAGACCTGTTCCCCCTGCCGGAGTCGATCCCCTTAGAAAAGGGGGCCATCATCGCCGATGCCCTCACGACGCCCTTCCACGCCGTCGTCTACCGGGGGCAGGTCCGACCCCGAGACCGGGTCGCCGTCATCGGTTGCGGCGGGATCGGCCTGAATGCCGTTCAGGTCGCCGCCCTCCAAGAGGCGTGGGTCATCGCCGTCGACGTCGTCCCGGAAAAGCTGGACCTGGCCCGCCGACTGGGGGCCCAAATGACTTTGAATCCTCGGGAAGTCGACCGGGCGGACGTGCACATCCGGAAGGTCACCGACGGCGGGGTCGACGTGGCCTTCGAGTGCGTCGGACGTTCGGAAACGCAAGAGCTGGCCGTCGCTTGCGTCCGACCCGGGGGCCGGGTCGTCTTCGTCGGCTACAACCCCGAGAGGGTCGCCCTGAACGCCGCCCGCATCATGTTCCGGGAGCTGGAAATCGTCGGCTCTCTGGGATGTCGGCCGGTCTGCTACCCGCGGGTCATCGACCTCGTCGCCCGGGGCCACCTGAGGCTTCAAGAGCTGGTCAGCCACCAGTTTTTCTTGGAAGAGATCAACCAAGCCCTGGACGTCCTCCGACGGGGCGAGGCCCTGCGGGTGATCGTCCGACCCGGCGGCCCGGCGGTCGGGTAA
- the fldI_2 gene encoding (R)-phenyllactate dehydratase activator, translated as MYVAGVDVGSTQTKAVLMDVERRIVGRALIKTGANVVKAAERAFQAALQAAGVHPDEVVYVVGTGYGRYKVTFGHTQVTEISCHAKGAVFVFPGTRTVLDMGGQDTKAIRVDARGEVLDFCMNDKCAAGTGRFLEAAAEVMGLTLDEIGPISLQSERPVKMTNVCTVFVESEILSHLAWGRRREDILRGVHHSIATRAVGLLRRVGIEDEVTFTGGVSRNVGMIRALEEVLGRKLNVSPESHFMGAIGAALFAWERAMAARRYDLSVPGVGPRVSGFS; from the coding sequence ATGTACGTGGCCGGCGTGGACGTGGGTTCGACACAGACGAAGGCCGTCCTGATGGACGTGGAGCGGCGGATCGTCGGCCGGGCCCTCATCAAGACGGGAGCCAACGTCGTCAAGGCCGCCGAGCGGGCGTTTCAGGCCGCCCTCCAGGCGGCCGGCGTCCATCCCGACGAGGTCGTCTACGTCGTCGGTACGGGCTATGGCCGTTATAAGGTCACCTTCGGGCACACGCAGGTCACGGAAATCAGTTGCCATGCGAAGGGGGCCGTCTTTGTATTTCCCGGCACGCGGACGGTCCTGGACATGGGCGGCCAAGACACGAAGGCCATCCGGGTCGACGCTCGGGGCGAGGTCCTGGACTTCTGCATGAACGACAAATGCGCCGCCGGGACGGGGCGGTTCCTCGAGGCCGCCGCCGAGGTCATGGGCCTGACGTTGGACGAGATCGGCCCGATTTCCCTGCAGTCCGAGCGGCCCGTCAAGATGACGAACGTGTGCACCGTGTTCGTCGAAAGTGAGATCCTCTCGCATCTTGCTTGGGGTCGCCGGCGAGAAGACATCTTGCGGGGGGTCCATCACAGCATCGCCACACGGGCCGTCGGGCTTCTGCGGCGGGTCGGCATCGAGGACGAGGTCACCTTCACGGGCGGCGTCTCCCGCAACGTCGGGATGATCCGGGCCCTGGAAGAGGTCTTGGGACGGAAGTTGAACGTCAGTCCCGAATCCCACTTCATGGGTGCCATCGGGGCGGCCCTCTTCGCGTGGGAGCGGGCCATGGCCGCCCGCCGGTACGACCTGTCGGTCCCGGGCGTTGGTCCCCGGGTCTCAGGATTCTCGTAA
- the fldI_1 gene encoding (R)-phenyllactate dehydratase activator yields MRYVAGIDVGSRTTKCVILDADGRIVGQALETTGAFLTQAAERALAAALQAAGLTRADLAYIASTGWGRYQVPFRDVQITDITCHARAAVHLFPNTRTVLDIGAQNTRAIRVEPNGRVRAFRMNNRCAAGAGRFLERTAAALEVPLEEMGAWALRSQHPERISSICAVLAESEVINLVSHEARIEDILAGVHQALVERIASLVRQVGAEPELTLTGGVAQNVGMVHMLRQYLGMEVNVSPLAIYAGALGAALLGWSRVRRLRWGTLPAGVRPLTVQDAGRIAEIEAVLTGMAADPDRWAQRLRAYTEWGEPALGYEADGRLVGYVLGFIRGREFGLPDRSGWVEFIGVDPGYQHRGIGRVLLEAVLTYFRNAGVREVYTLIPEAWRDLEAFFRTVAFRPVSLECLRLELAEPQTRGHRP; encoded by the coding sequence ATGCGGTACGTGGCCGGCATCGACGTGGGTTCTCGAACGACCAAGTGCGTCATCCTGGACGCCGACGGCCGCATCGTCGGCCAGGCCCTCGAGACGACGGGGGCCTTCCTGACGCAGGCGGCCGAGCGGGCCCTGGCGGCGGCCCTTCAGGCGGCCGGCCTTACACGGGCGGACCTGGCGTACATCGCCAGCACGGGCTGGGGCCGCTATCAAGTCCCCTTCCGAGACGTCCAGATCACCGACATCACCTGTCATGCCCGGGCGGCCGTGCACCTATTCCCGAACACGCGGACGGTCCTGGACATCGGTGCCCAGAACACCCGGGCCATCCGGGTCGAGCCCAACGGCCGCGTGCGGGCCTTTCGGATGAACAACCGGTGCGCGGCCGGAGCCGGCCGATTCTTGGAGCGGACGGCCGCCGCCCTGGAGGTCCCCCTCGAGGAGATGGGGGCCTGGGCCTTGCGGAGTCAACATCCGGAGCGGATCAGTAGTATCTGCGCCGTCCTGGCCGAATCGGAGGTCATCAACCTCGTCAGCCACGAGGCCCGCATCGAGGACATCCTGGCCGGCGTGCATCAGGCCCTCGTCGAGCGGATCGCCTCTCTCGTCCGCCAGGTCGGGGCCGAACCGGAGTTGACGCTGACAGGCGGGGTCGCCCAGAACGTCGGCATGGTCCACATGCTCCGCCAGTACCTCGGGATGGAGGTGAACGTCTCGCCCCTGGCCATTTACGCCGGTGCCCTCGGGGCGGCCCTCCTCGGCTGGAGTCGGGTCCGGCGGCTCCGGTGGGGAACCCTCCCAGCCGGCGTGCGGCCCCTGACGGTTCAGGACGCCGGCCGCATCGCCGAGATCGAGGCCGTCCTGACGGGCATGGCGGCCGACCCCGACCGGTGGGCCCAGAGGCTCCGGGCCTATACCGAGTGGGGCGAGCCGGCCCTGGGCTATGAGGCCGACGGCCGACTCGTCGGCTACGTCCTGGGATTCATCCGAGGCCGGGAGTTCGGCCTGCCGGACCGGAGCGGCTGGGTCGAGTTCATCGGTGTCGACCCCGGCTATCAGCATCGGGGCATCGGACGGGTCCTGCTGGAGGCCGTCCTGACGTACTTCCGAAATGCCGGCGTCCGGGAGGTCTACACGCTGATCCCCGAGGCCTGGCGAGACCTGGAGGCTTTCTTCCGGACGGTAGCGTTCCGACCCGTATCCCTGGAGTGCCTTCGGCTGGAGCTTGCAGAGCCGCAGACCAGGGGCCATAGACCATAG
- the bcrB gene encoding Benzoyl-CoA reductase subunit B, translating into MGTEAAGRSARFQGFGRQRQKELLQAWWRRLEAAPETGQPVAYLFISGAVEEVLRALGFEVAFPEVTALNCAIRQVSADFILRAEDLGYSQDVCGYVKNDIGLLLSGNRSPMGRLPRPTLLVCNYAGCRVYIKWFEALAEFYQAPLYVLDVPYLRTETVLPSDVEYVVGQLQEFIEFCERLTGQDFDEDRFRTLLANARQAEDLWVEVLEMARHVPAPFDSYFEAVYFMAPIYILRGLPETVEYYEGVRREIQERVELGLGPVPEERFRVVVEGPPPWPYLRDFWDMFKHWGAVTVASTYTKVGGLWDATGVRHDPARPLESVAEYAMHCYVNWGLDHRRRLLLDYHRRFQADGFVIHSVKSCKSFAAGEADFREVFVRECDIPTLFIESDLVDPRYFQKAQLRNRIDAFFEALAHRRAISP; encoded by the coding sequence ATGGGAACGGAGGCGGCAGGCCGGTCGGCCCGATTCCAGGGCTTTGGGCGTCAGCGGCAGAAGGAGCTCCTGCAGGCATGGTGGCGGCGCCTGGAGGCGGCCCCCGAGACGGGCCAGCCCGTGGCGTATCTTTTCATCTCCGGGGCCGTCGAGGAGGTCCTGCGGGCGTTGGGCTTCGAGGTCGCCTTTCCCGAGGTGACGGCCCTGAACTGCGCCATCCGGCAGGTCTCAGCCGACTTCATCCTGCGGGCCGAGGACCTCGGATACTCCCAGGACGTCTGCGGGTATGTGAAGAACGACATCGGCCTCCTCCTCTCGGGCAATCGCTCGCCGATGGGGCGGCTCCCCCGGCCGACGCTCCTGGTCTGCAACTATGCCGGCTGTCGGGTTTACATCAAGTGGTTTGAGGCCCTGGCCGAGTTTTATCAGGCGCCCCTCTACGTCCTGGACGTGCCCTACCTTCGGACCGAGACGGTCTTACCCTCGGACGTCGAGTATGTCGTCGGCCAGCTCCAGGAGTTCATCGAATTTTGCGAGCGGCTGACGGGTCAAGACTTCGACGAGGACCGCTTCCGGACCCTCCTGGCCAACGCCCGGCAGGCGGAGGACCTGTGGGTCGAGGTCCTCGAGATGGCCCGCCACGTGCCGGCGCCCTTCGATTCCTACTTTGAAGCCGTCTACTTTATGGCGCCCATTTACATCCTGCGGGGGCTACCCGAGACGGTCGAGTACTACGAGGGAGTCCGTCGGGAAATCCAGGAGCGGGTCGAACTCGGCCTGGGGCCGGTCCCCGAGGAGCGGTTCCGGGTCGTCGTCGAGGGCCCACCGCCCTGGCCGTACCTGCGGGACTTCTGGGACATGTTCAAACATTGGGGCGCCGTCACGGTCGCCTCGACCTACACGAAGGTCGGGGGCCTCTGGGACGCCACTGGGGTCCGCCACGACCCGGCCCGGCCGCTCGAGAGCGTCGCCGAGTACGCCATGCACTGTTACGTCAACTGGGGGCTGGACCACCGGCGGCGTCTGCTCCTGGACTATCATCGGCGTTTTCAGGCCGACGGATTCGTCATCCACTCCGTCAAGAGCTGTAAATCCTTTGCCGCCGGGGAGGCCGACTTTCGGGAAGTCTTTGTGCGGGAATGCGACATCCCGACCCTGTTCATCGAGTCGGACCTGGTCGACCCCCGGTACTTTCAGAAGGCCCAGCTTCGGAACCGTATCGACGCATTTTTCGAGGCCCTGGCGCACCGGCGGGCGATAAGCCCATAA